A region of Salinibacter sp. 10B DNA encodes the following proteins:
- a CDS encoding cytochrome c oxidase subunit II: MHIHRFEKLWIGLSLFLIACFIGIVMFGFTVLDLKVPGSSQTGEQVNPMTVLSEGPFSTPGVRKVEEDHYEVYMVAQKFLFRPGSGQPLVLPADTRVTFHVTSPDVIHGFEVVGTNINSMAIPGQIATFGTIFPEPGTYGVICHEYCGAAHHTMQGQIKVVPKSEYDESNLVTASAQ; the protein is encoded by the coding sequence ATGCACATACACCGATTCGAAAAACTCTGGATCGGCCTTTCGCTCTTCCTCATCGCGTGCTTCATCGGCATCGTGATGTTCGGCTTCACCGTTCTGGACCTGAAAGTTCCAGGGTCCAGTCAGACGGGTGAGCAGGTCAATCCCATGACGGTCCTTTCGGAGGGGCCGTTCTCTACTCCTGGCGTGCGTAAGGTGGAGGAGGATCACTACGAGGTGTACATGGTGGCGCAGAAATTTCTCTTTCGCCCGGGGTCGGGGCAGCCGCTGGTGCTTCCGGCTGATACCCGGGTCACCTTCCACGTGACGAGTCCGGACGTCATCCACGGCTTCGAGGTGGTGGGCACCAACATCAATTCCATGGCGATTCCCGGCCAAATTGCGACCTTTGGAACGATTTTTCCGGAGCCGGGCACCTATGGCGTCATCTGTCATGAGTACTGTGGTGCTGCTCATCACACGATGCAGGGACAGATTAAGGTCGTCCCCAAGTCGGAGTACGATGAAAGCAATCTCGTGACCGCCAGTGCGCAATAG
- a CDS encoding sigma 54-interacting transcriptional regulator: MEPSHYSSDLDPSSVLGFGSALALLDSSDEVGRLLTGALRSMGLADLQAVVLNETLDDGPLVVGSAGTKALSDSALQELRTVENTVGLRTSEGIGGLSHRDLAVDPEMYPTLADIGIEGLSLVRLGTIDRDFGIVVAGHVAPDAVTSMDRSVLQMLAAQVSMALHRIQLNRQRRAKAAALEESEARYRTLYESAPVAYASVTPEGEIRMVNQRATELLGAPKDALIGRKMPHLCIRSTDDEAAAKRGESAVQHTESAVQHLQRHLEDGGPMHDAEVELCRADGERVWVSLTMRPIAATDDAERLVMMIDITERKHMETALREARDDLEARVDERTAELREANEQLKQQAKRLEALRDVDRAILAAESPAEIASVAARRAQDIVPCERVSVSLFDWDEEQVRVLTAHQEDPVLESGTTFPIDEFTLNDRLRAGEVDDMPDFDTAPSTAITERLRAAGIQSAITVPMMVEDDLIGTVNLGSTEAQAFCEAERRIGRELADHLAIALRQARLLEAVQEQRARLEERVAARTAELQDANAALTEENVERRRVEQALRESRERLTRIIDSAIDAIISVDADLNITLFNEAAEEIFRCASTEAECTTMDAFLSESFEALVRRHIEAYQKSDDDVVPEGRYLTAPNGLEARRADGDAFPVEATLCPVQLPDEDRYLLILRDLDDLKQAEAEVDQLQSEKSYLQEELKSEYNFDEIVGTSAPMQTVFDAIERVADTETTVLITGETGTGKELVARALHDRSARADEVFVKVNCAALSSDLIESELFGHERGAFTGATEQREGRFELADGGTLLLDEIGELPLGTQAKLLRVLQHQEFERVGGSTTIEVDTRILAATNRDLTAEVDAGQFRDDLYYRLNIFPIELPPLRDRPGDIPLLAEHFRETFAQRTGKAIEGITSTAMAVLEDYDWPGNVRELANIIERAVILTREPRIRAEHLSISGPTGRDGPASFDTLADAQRRHIERALKRTDGVVGGEDGAAQLLDVKRTTLLSRMDRLGIDPEEYRT; this comes from the coding sequence ATGGAACCGTCGCACTACTCTTCGGACTTGGATCCCTCATCGGTTCTCGGGTTTGGGTCGGCGCTGGCCCTGCTGGACTCGTCCGACGAGGTCGGGCGCTTACTCACGGGCGCGCTCCGATCCATGGGGCTGGCCGACCTGCAGGCCGTGGTGCTGAACGAGACACTCGACGACGGTCCCTTGGTCGTGGGCAGTGCCGGCACGAAGGCCCTATCCGATTCGGCCCTCCAGGAACTCCGGACGGTGGAAAACACTGTCGGCCTCCGCACCTCCGAAGGCATTGGTGGGCTGTCCCACCGTGACCTCGCTGTGGACCCGGAGATGTACCCAACGCTTGCGGACATTGGCATTGAGGGCCTTTCGCTCGTCCGCCTGGGCACCATCGACCGCGACTTTGGCATTGTTGTGGCGGGCCACGTGGCCCCGGACGCCGTCACGTCCATGGACCGCTCTGTGCTCCAGATGCTGGCGGCACAGGTCTCAATGGCCCTCCACCGCATCCAGCTCAACCGGCAGCGGCGGGCCAAGGCGGCAGCCCTGGAAGAAAGTGAGGCCCGCTACCGCACACTCTACGAAAGCGCACCGGTCGCCTACGCCTCCGTCACCCCCGAGGGTGAGATTCGGATGGTCAACCAGCGCGCGACCGAGCTCTTGGGCGCCCCGAAGGACGCCCTCATCGGTCGGAAGATGCCGCACCTCTGCATCCGCTCCACCGACGACGAGGCGGCCGCAAAGCGCGGCGAATCCGCTGTGCAGCACACCGAGTCCGCTGTGCAGCACCTTCAGCGTCATCTGGAGGACGGGGGGCCCATGCATGACGCGGAAGTGGAGCTTTGCCGCGCCGACGGGGAGCGGGTGTGGGTAAGCCTCACGATGCGCCCCATTGCGGCCACCGACGATGCCGAGCGGCTGGTGATGATGATCGACATCACCGAGCGCAAACACATGGAGACGGCCCTGCGCGAGGCCCGGGACGACCTGGAGGCCCGGGTGGACGAGCGAACCGCCGAGCTTCGCGAGGCCAACGAGCAGCTGAAGCAGCAGGCCAAGCGCCTGGAAGCCCTGCGCGACGTGGACCGGGCCATCCTGGCGGCCGAGTCGCCTGCCGAAATTGCGAGCGTCGCGGCCCGACGGGCACAGGACATCGTCCCTTGCGAGCGCGTAAGCGTGTCCCTCTTCGACTGGGACGAGGAGCAGGTCCGCGTCCTCACGGCCCATCAGGAGGACCCGGTGCTGGAGAGTGGCACGACCTTCCCGATCGACGAGTTTACGCTCAACGACCGGCTGCGGGCGGGGGAGGTCGACGACATGCCGGACTTCGACACGGCGCCCTCCACGGCCATAACGGAGCGCCTCCGGGCAGCAGGCATCCAGTCGGCCATCACGGTTCCGATGATGGTCGAGGACGACCTGATCGGGACCGTCAATCTGGGCTCCACGGAGGCACAGGCGTTCTGTGAGGCGGAACGCCGCATCGGGCGGGAGCTGGCCGACCATCTGGCCATTGCCCTGCGACAGGCGCGCCTGCTGGAGGCCGTGCAGGAGCAGCGCGCCCGGCTGGAGGAGCGCGTCGCGGCCCGCACCGCCGAGCTCCAGGACGCCAACGCGGCGCTCACGGAGGAGAATGTGGAACGGCGGCGCGTCGAGCAGGCCCTCCGCGAGAGCCGGGAACGCCTGACCCGCATCATCGACTCGGCGATCGATGCCATCATCAGCGTCGACGCCGACCTGAACATCACGTTGTTCAACGAGGCCGCAGAGGAGATCTTCCGGTGCGCCTCCACCGAGGCAGAGTGCACGACGATGGACGCGTTCCTCAGCGAGTCGTTCGAGGCCCTGGTCCGACGCCACATTGAGGCGTATCAAAAGAGCGACGACGACGTCGTGCCGGAGGGGCGGTACCTCACGGCCCCGAACGGGCTGGAGGCCCGGCGGGCCGACGGCGACGCCTTTCCAGTCGAGGCCACGCTCTGCCCCGTCCAGTTGCCGGACGAGGATCGGTACCTCCTCATCCTCCGCGACCTCGACGACCTGAAGCAGGCCGAGGCAGAAGTCGACCAGCTCCAGTCTGAAAAATCGTATCTGCAGGAGGAGCTGAAGAGCGAGTACAACTTCGACGAGATCGTGGGCACCTCCGCCCCCATGCAAACGGTGTTCGATGCCATCGAGCGGGTGGCCGACACCGAGACGACCGTCCTCATCACCGGCGAGACCGGCACGGGCAAAGAGCTCGTGGCCCGGGCCCTTCACGACCGCAGCGCACGAGCCGATGAGGTCTTCGTGAAGGTCAACTGTGCGGCGCTCTCCAGCGACCTCATCGAAAGCGAGCTATTCGGGCACGAGCGCGGGGCGTTCACGGGAGCCACTGAGCAACGTGAGGGGCGCTTCGAGCTGGCGGACGGCGGCACTCTCCTCCTCGACGAGATCGGCGAGCTGCCGCTCGGTACGCAGGCCAAGCTCCTTCGCGTCCTGCAGCACCAGGAGTTCGAACGGGTGGGCGGCAGTACCACCATCGAGGTGGACACCCGCATCCTCGCCGCGACCAATCGAGACCTGACGGCAGAAGTGGACGCCGGACAGTTCCGCGACGATCTCTACTACCGACTCAACATTTTTCCCATCGAGCTTCCGCCCCTCCGCGACCGTCCGGGTGACATTCCGCTGTTGGCGGAGCATTTTCGGGAGACGTTCGCCCAGCGCACCGGCAAGGCCATCGAGGGCATCACCTCGACGGCGATGGCCGTGCTGGAAGACTACGACTGGCCCGGCAACGTGCGCGAGCTGGCCAACATCATCGAACGGGCCGTTATCCTCACCCGAGAGCCTCGCATCCGGGCCGAACACCTGTCCATCTCGGGCCCGACCGGACGCGACGGCCCCGCTTCTTTCGACACACTGGCGGACGCCCAGCGCCGGCACATCGAACGAGCCCTCAAGCGGACCGACGGGGTCGTCGGGGGCGAAGACGGAGCGGCGCAACTGCTCGACGTAAAGCGGACCACCCTTCTCTCTCGGATGGACCGGCTGGGCATCGATCCGGAGGAGTACCGCACATAG
- a CDS encoding MEDS domain-containing protein: MPPSPSSSSRPARSASVPLGIGDVTASVGDHIAHFFRGEEERFSVLDPYLQTGLQRGDRCVCVARPGTGEALCDWLTERDVDIETARQTDRLVLHPGRDTEEDMEAMVHRIDQSARDENEPVVRWAGDGEWVLDRELSVHEMLRWEALYDRTAADLRMLALCQFNLSAFHSDVMMDALRTHPYCVMGEVVVPNPFHESPEAVRKDLSETDRTVDP; encoded by the coding sequence ATGCCGCCGTCTCCGTCCTCGTCGTCCCGTCCTGCTCGCTCCGCCTCGGTGCCGCTCGGCATCGGGGACGTCACGGCCTCCGTGGGCGATCATATCGCTCACTTTTTTCGAGGCGAGGAGGAGCGCTTTTCGGTGCTGGACCCCTACCTGCAGACGGGCCTCCAGCGGGGCGACCGGTGCGTGTGTGTGGCCCGGCCGGGAACCGGAGAGGCGCTGTGCGACTGGCTTACGGAACGGGACGTGGACATCGAGACGGCCCGGCAAACCGATCGACTGGTTCTCCATCCGGGACGGGACACGGAGGAGGACATGGAGGCGATGGTACACCGGATCGATCAGTCGGCGCGGGACGAGAATGAGCCCGTGGTGCGGTGGGCCGGCGACGGCGAATGGGTGTTGGACCGCGAGCTGTCCGTCCACGAGATGCTGCGCTGGGAAGCGCTCTACGACCGGACCGCCGCCGACCTCCGCATGCTCGCCCTCTGTCAGTTCAACCTCTCGGCCTTCCACAGCGACGTGATGATGGATGCCCTTCGCACCCATCCCTACTGCGTGATGGGAGAGGTAGTCGTCCCCAATCCGTTCCACGAGTCGCCCGAGGCGGTGCGGAAGGACCTCTCGGAGACGGACCGCACCGTCGATCCGTAG
- a CDS encoding RNA polymerase sigma factor, which produces MPDSMSSSPPDARSSTSHDDADTSPDGRLSDAELEALRNRDPRAVRRHVYGRRDFIKSVLRRFTETEETAEDLLQETFFQALRSLPEFRGESKLSTWLYSIAKNVALARYRKDKRRSSLKDETLTHVAAHQAERSADPTGEPPTWDPAEAAVRKEEATVLQDALTELSANYREVIELRDLQELTTEETAERLGITRVNVRVRLHRARTKLKGVLDERLDAEYQLAD; this is translated from the coding sequence ATGCCCGATTCGATGTCATCTTCGCCCCCGGATGCTCGTTCGTCCACTTCACACGACGATGCAGACACCTCCCCCGACGGTCGCCTCTCCGATGCGGAACTGGAGGCCCTCCGCAACCGGGACCCGCGCGCCGTCCGCCGTCACGTCTACGGCCGCCGGGACTTCATCAAGAGCGTGCTTCGCCGCTTCACCGAGACGGAGGAAACGGCCGAGGATCTGCTTCAGGAAACTTTTTTCCAGGCCCTGCGCAGCCTGCCGGAGTTTCGGGGGGAGTCGAAGCTTTCGACCTGGTTGTACAGCATTGCCAAGAATGTGGCTCTGGCCCGCTACCGGAAAGATAAGCGCCGCAGTTCGCTAAAAGACGAGACCCTGACGCACGTGGCGGCTCACCAGGCGGAGCGGTCCGCGGATCCGACCGGCGAGCCCCCAACCTGGGATCCCGCTGAGGCGGCCGTCCGCAAGGAGGAGGCAACCGTTCTGCAGGATGCCCTGACGGAATTGTCGGCGAACTACCGAGAGGTGATTGAGTTGCGCGATCTGCAGGAGTTGACCACCGAGGAAACGGCCGAGCGGTTGGGGATTACCCGGGTGAACGTCCGCGTGCGGCTTCACCGGGCACGTACGAAGCTGAAGGGTGTCCTCGACGAGCGCCTCGACGCGGAATATCAGCTGGCGGACTAA
- a CDS encoding M23 family metallopeptidase yields MVITVLSLVVAVLFPLYFIYHLWTTSFPTVSAWGVNAATGFTFLGLMLVVGRWDLAGVSLRYGLYGLYALAMIASWSRVSNRPVFADDRWHVSWSALADVAVMLGLVGWTLVGYWPAQSPTNVELPLHGEQYYVVHGGGTYPLNYHGLFASSQTYAVDITQLNEWGMRASGLYPEELKQYNIYGAPVYSPVGGTVVRAVDRFADLTPGNRQPEHPSGNHVWVRQDSLYVVLAHLQHGSIRVSPGDRVAAGQPIGAVGNTGNTSEPHLHVHALTYDGHTSSPDTLHRNGTPVPLAFNGRFPTRNNRFSHVRSSTESTSRSDVPAHVSLDRMRPRRNEGLDRSSASGLRVPIKTTISRSF; encoded by the coding sequence ATGGTTATCACTGTGCTCTCTCTGGTCGTTGCCGTGCTGTTTCCGTTGTACTTTATATATCACCTCTGGACGACCTCCTTCCCAACCGTTTCGGCGTGGGGCGTGAACGCAGCAACCGGATTCACCTTTCTTGGATTGATGCTTGTTGTCGGACGCTGGGACCTCGCTGGGGTCTCTCTGCGATACGGGCTGTATGGCCTGTACGCACTGGCCATGATCGCCTCCTGGTCACGCGTGTCCAACCGCCCCGTGTTTGCCGACGATCGGTGGCACGTCTCCTGGAGTGCGCTCGCAGACGTCGCGGTCATGCTGGGCCTGGTCGGGTGGACACTCGTGGGATACTGGCCGGCCCAATCTCCTACGAATGTGGAGCTGCCCCTCCACGGCGAGCAGTACTACGTGGTACACGGCGGCGGCACCTACCCCCTCAACTACCACGGCCTCTTTGCGTCTTCGCAAACGTACGCCGTCGACATTACGCAACTGAACGAGTGGGGCATGCGGGCGTCGGGCCTCTACCCGGAGGAGCTGAAGCAATACAACATCTACGGAGCCCCCGTCTACAGTCCGGTGGGCGGAACCGTCGTGCGAGCCGTGGACCGATTTGCAGACCTGACGCCCGGGAATCGCCAGCCCGAGCATCCGTCCGGCAATCACGTGTGGGTGCGCCAGGATAGCCTCTACGTGGTACTTGCCCATCTTCAGCACGGGAGCATCCGCGTCTCGCCGGGAGATCGGGTAGCGGCCGGCCAGCCCATTGGGGCTGTCGGCAACACCGGCAACACGTCGGAGCCGCACCTCCATGTACACGCCCTTACCTACGACGGACACACGTCCAGCCCCGACACGCTACACCGAAACGGAACCCCGGTGCCCCTCGCGTTCAACGGCCGGTTTCCGACTCGAAACAACCGCTTCTCGCATGTGCGTTCCTCCACGGAGAGCACCTCCCGCTCGGACGTGCCTGCACATGTCTCCCTCGACCGCATGCGGCCGCGTCGCAACGAGGGCCTGGACCGCTCTTCCGCATCAGGGCTAAGAGTCCCTATCAAAACAACGATTAGCAGGTCCTTCTGA
- a CDS encoding glycine betaine ABC transporter substrate-binding protein produces MNNSTTPFRSLLAVVVAVGLLATGLAGCGGGSGGDDGPSREMNMVTVNWIEGMAFTYLQERLLEDSLDMEVDVREVSGGGIAFKSVASGDRDYFNEAWLPTTHQQPWDSTKANAQKLGYTYKGTSVGLTVPAYMDITSVTELPKFRDQLNGEINGIESGAAVNDQTRQILKNNNIEGFKVVASSGPATWQALENAISNKEPIVVTGWYPHWKWGSYDLKYLEGAQTGQSPVFGEPEDIFKIVDNQFVDEFPKKVVCLLKHMEVNDQQIESLMDTYRNREGMSKEEAAAQWIQNHPEDVAQWMNQAEECAASEGPVETLPDDATFSRS; encoded by the coding sequence ATGAACAACTCCACCACTCCTTTTCGATCCCTGCTCGCCGTTGTTGTGGCGGTAGGACTTCTCGCCACTGGACTCGCCGGATGTGGCGGCGGCTCCGGTGGGGACGACGGTCCCTCCCGCGAAATGAATATGGTGACCGTGAACTGGATTGAAGGCATGGCCTTCACTTACCTCCAGGAACGACTCCTCGAAGATAGCTTGGACATGGAGGTCGACGTGCGCGAAGTGTCGGGCGGCGGCATTGCCTTCAAGTCGGTCGCAAGCGGCGACCGGGACTACTTCAACGAGGCATGGCTTCCCACCACTCATCAACAGCCGTGGGATAGCACGAAGGCCAACGCTCAGAAGCTGGGCTATACCTACAAGGGGACGTCCGTGGGACTGACGGTTCCCGCCTACATGGACATCACCAGCGTCACGGAACTGCCGAAGTTCCGCGATCAGCTCAACGGTGAAATCAATGGAATCGAGTCAGGGGCGGCCGTCAACGATCAGACCCGCCAAATCCTGAAAAACAACAACATCGAAGGCTTTAAGGTGGTTGCCTCCAGTGGTCCAGCCACATGGCAGGCGCTCGAAAACGCGATTAGCAACAAGGAGCCCATCGTGGTTACCGGGTGGTATCCGCACTGGAAATGGGGCTCCTACGACCTGAAGTATCTTGAAGGCGCCCAGACGGGACAGTCGCCCGTCTTCGGAGAGCCGGAGGACATCTTCAAGATCGTTGACAATCAGTTTGTCGACGAGTTTCCAAAGAAGGTAGTGTGCCTCCTCAAGCACATGGAGGTCAACGACCAGCAGATCGAAAGCCTCATGGATACCTATCGCAATCGCGAAGGCATGAGCAAGGAAGAAGCCGCTGCACAGTGGATTCAGAATCATCCGGAGGATGTGGCCCAGTGGATGAATCAAGCTGAAGAGTGCGCGGCATCCGAAGGACCGGTGGAGACGCTTCCGGACGACGCGACCTTTTCGCGTAGCTAA
- a CDS encoding betaine/proline/choline family ABC transporter ATP-binding protein (Members of the family are the ATP-binding subunit of ABC transporters for substrates such as betaine, L-proline or other amino acids, choline, carnitine, etc. The substrate specificity is best determined from the substrate-binding subunit, rather than this subunit, as it interacts with the permease subunit and not with substrate directly.) yields MAVIEVEGLWKIFGGDPERARTLAQDEGLSKAEVKEETDSVIAVNDANFDVQEQEIFVVMGLSGSGKSTLLRCVNRLVEPTFGTVRVHGEDVTAYDQEQLRQIRRTKMSMVFQNFGLFPHRTVLGNVEYGLEVSGADKEKRQAKARRTLELVGLEGYEDSNPGELSGGMQQRVGLARALVNDPEILLMDEAFSALDPLIREEMQNELLDLQDMWDPAATILFITHDLDEALKMGDRIAIMKDGEIAQIGTPTEILTNPADDYVESFVQNVDRTKVIPVRTVMRAPTDEEAERLTEEDPSVSLHTSIAEVLPRVLETDGPVAVRDSAGTLKGIVSQKDVMAEITRNASNVSKTREASRHAEKMETA; encoded by the coding sequence ATGGCGGTTATTGAGGTGGAGGGACTCTGGAAAATTTTTGGCGGCGACCCCGAACGGGCCCGCACGCTTGCTCAGGACGAAGGACTTTCGAAGGCAGAGGTGAAGGAGGAGACGGATTCCGTCATCGCGGTGAACGATGCCAACTTCGACGTACAGGAGCAGGAAATCTTCGTCGTGATGGGCCTATCGGGAAGTGGAAAATCCACACTTCTCCGGTGCGTCAATCGGCTGGTTGAGCCCACCTTCGGCACGGTTCGCGTCCACGGAGAAGACGTGACGGCCTACGATCAGGAGCAGCTGCGGCAAATTCGGCGCACGAAGATGTCGATGGTGTTCCAAAACTTTGGGCTGTTCCCGCACCGCACCGTGCTCGGCAATGTCGAGTACGGGCTGGAAGTGAGCGGAGCCGACAAGGAAAAACGACAGGCCAAGGCCCGACGCACCCTCGAACTGGTAGGACTGGAAGGCTACGAGGACAGCAATCCCGGGGAGTTGAGTGGAGGGATGCAACAGCGTGTGGGACTGGCACGGGCCCTCGTGAACGACCCCGAAATTCTGCTGATGGACGAGGCCTTCAGTGCGCTCGACCCCCTCATTCGAGAGGAGATGCAAAACGAGCTTCTGGACCTACAGGACATGTGGGATCCGGCCGCCACGATTCTCTTCATCACGCACGACCTGGACGAGGCGCTGAAGATGGGCGACCGTATCGCCATCATGAAGGATGGAGAGATCGCCCAAATCGGCACGCCGACGGAGATTCTCACGAATCCGGCCGACGATTACGTGGAGTCTTTCGTTCAAAATGTGGACCGGACGAAGGTCATTCCGGTCCGGACGGTGATGCGCGCTCCCACGGACGAGGAAGCTGAGCGCCTGACCGAAGAGGACCCGTCGGTCTCCCTTCACACGTCAATCGCTGAGGTTCTTCCGCGCGTCCTTGAGACGGACGGCCCAGTGGCCGTTCGGGATAGCGCCGGCACCCTGAAGGGCATTGTCAGCCAGAAGGACGTAATGGCAGAAATCACCCGCAACGCCAGCAACGTGTCGAAGACCCGTGAGGCCTCCCGCCACGCCGAAAAGATGGAAACGGCATAA
- a CDS encoding sigma-70 family RNA polymerase sigma factor — protein sequence MSREEDFLELVRDNEGRLRKICRVYADGTAAQRDLYQDILVELWRSLPSFEDEAQPSTWLYRVALNTALSRDRKQSVRTEATLDDDHPLWDDGFSAPGAALEEQDTLDRLYAAIDRLDDIDKALVTMYLDEKSYDEMADVLGITPNHVGVKLHRIKQKLAEWLEDDPS from the coding sequence GTGAGCCGTGAGGAGGACTTTCTGGAGCTCGTGCGGGACAACGAGGGGCGACTGCGCAAAATTTGCCGGGTCTACGCCGACGGGACGGCAGCGCAGCGCGACCTGTACCAAGACATTCTGGTCGAACTCTGGCGCTCGCTTCCCTCCTTCGAGGACGAGGCCCAACCGAGCACGTGGCTCTACCGAGTGGCCCTCAACACGGCCCTGAGCCGTGACCGGAAGCAGTCCGTTCGGACCGAGGCCACCCTCGACGATGATCACCCGCTCTGGGACGATGGCTTTTCCGCCCCCGGGGCCGCACTCGAGGAGCAGGACACCCTGGATCGGCTCTACGCCGCCATTGACCGACTGGACGACATTGATAAGGCACTCGTGACGATGTACCTGGACGAGAAGAGCTACGACGAAATGGCCGACGTGCTCGGCATCACGCCCAACCACGTCGGCGTGAAGCTGCACCGCATCAAACAAAAACTGGCCGAGTGGCTGGAGGACGATCCGTCATGA
- a CDS encoding proline/glycine betaine ABC transporter permease has protein sequence MELNIGGAFASLIEWLQNNLGPLFDFITTVISTTTDGLEEVLLFLPPWAMVLLLTALAWWIASRGVALFTFFGMGLLTEAEFALFGMEFALGMGYWEATMQTLTLILTASLFSLLVGIPLGIWAAKTETVDQIVRPILDFMQTMPSFVYLIPAVVLFGLGTVPGVIATFIFATPPCVRLTNLGIRQVSEETIEAAKSFGSTPTQLLFKVELPMALPTILAGVNQTVLLALSMVVVAALIGSSGLGQPVVQGLTQLQIGRGFEGGLGIVILAIFLDRITQAVGEKAGSTAEAGQAA, from the coding sequence ATGGAGTTGAATATCGGCGGTGCATTTGCGTCCCTCATCGAATGGTTGCAGAACAACCTGGGACCGCTCTTTGATTTCATTACGACAGTTATCAGTACGACTACCGACGGGCTTGAAGAGGTGCTTCTCTTCCTTCCCCCGTGGGCAATGGTGCTTCTACTGACAGCCCTGGCCTGGTGGATTGCCTCGCGGGGCGTCGCACTCTTTACGTTCTTCGGGATGGGCCTGCTCACCGAGGCCGAGTTCGCCCTCTTCGGGATGGAGTTCGCCCTTGGGATGGGGTACTGGGAGGCAACAATGCAAACCCTCACGCTCATCCTCACAGCGTCCCTGTTCTCCCTTCTCGTTGGCATCCCACTGGGCATCTGGGCGGCCAAAACGGAGACGGTTGACCAAATCGTTCGGCCCATCCTCGATTTTATGCAAACGATGCCTTCGTTTGTATACCTCATTCCCGCTGTCGTCCTCTTCGGTCTGGGGACAGTGCCAGGCGTCATTGCCACCTTTATCTTTGCGACGCCCCCCTGTGTGCGGCTCACGAACCTTGGCATCCGACAGGTTTCGGAGGAAACCATTGAGGCGGCCAAATCCTTCGGGTCGACCCCGACGCAGCTGCTCTTCAAAGTGGAGCTCCCGATGGCGCTTCCCACCATTCTCGCCGGAGTAAACCAAACGGTTCTTCTGGCCCTGTCGATGGTTGTGGTCGCCGCGCTGATCGGCTCCAGCGGCCTCGGCCAGCCGGTGGTACAAGGCCTCACCCAGTTGCAGATTGGGCGTGGGTTCGAGGGCGGACTTGGCATCGTTATCCTTGCCATTTTCCTGGACCGCATCACCCAAGCGGTCGGCGAAAAGGCCGGCAGTACGGCCGAAGCAGGACAGGCTGCGTAA
- a CDS encoding high-potential iron-sulfur protein: MNSKDNDRVTRRRFLQSIGIAGVVGAGGSLLTACGGSDDSGGDGGDGGSSASGGETTASADCSDLSSLSDAQKKQRKQMVSSLQYVEETPEDKKNCANCQLYIKSEYGEGCGGCQLFPGPVAANGYCNSWAPAS, encoded by the coding sequence ATGAACTCCAAAGACAACGACCGCGTCACACGGCGCCGCTTCCTCCAGTCCATTGGCATTGCCGGCGTGGTGGGGGCCGGTGGGTCCCTCCTGACGGCCTGTGGCGGGTCCGACGATTCGGGGGGGGATGGGGGCGACGGAGGCAGCAGTGCATCCGGCGGAGAAACGACGGCCTCGGCCGACTGCTCCGACCTCTCCAGCCTGTCCGACGCGCAGAAGAAGCAGCGGAAACAGATGGTGAGTTCGTTGCAATACGTCGAAGAAACGCCCGAAGACAAAAAGAACTGCGCGAACTGCCAGCTCTACATCAAGAGCGAGTACGGAGAGGGGTGTGGCGGATGCCAGCTGTTCCCGGGTCCTGTGGCGGCGAATGGGTACTGCAACTCCTGGGCGCCTGCCAGTTAA